In Sideroxyarcus emersonii, one DNA window encodes the following:
- a CDS encoding trans-aconitate 2-methyltransferase produces the protein MNVQFRRTLLDYATRPYRSAGLFAYKFAEGKLKSDPAFFGLLENGLLPNAERLIDLGCGQGLLASWLLEARKLHECGNWPPHWPPAPKINHIWGLELMQKDVDRARAALGDSAQFYQGDIRSADYGKADVAVVLDVLHYISYEAQEEVLKRIWAALPPGGTFITRVGDAAGGLPFYYSNWVDRTIFFLRGHRLNRIYCRTLDEWLEVLRSTGFEVRPLAMHKGTPFRNVMLIAKKTGE, from the coding sequence ATGAACGTTCAATTCCGCCGCACTTTGCTCGATTATGCTACGCGACCTTATCGCTCAGCGGGCCTGTTCGCTTACAAGTTTGCAGAGGGCAAGCTCAAGAGCGACCCGGCGTTCTTTGGCCTGCTGGAAAACGGTTTGCTTCCCAACGCTGAACGTCTGATCGACCTGGGTTGCGGTCAAGGTCTGCTCGCCTCATGGTTGCTTGAGGCACGAAAACTTCACGAATGCGGGAACTGGCCGCCACATTGGCCTCCCGCCCCCAAGATCAATCACATCTGGGGTTTGGAGCTGATGCAGAAAGATGTGGATCGTGCCCGCGCGGCGCTCGGCGACAGTGCTCAGTTCTATCAAGGCGACATCCGTTCCGCAGATTATGGCAAAGCGGATGTTGCAGTCGTTCTTGATGTGTTGCACTACATCAGCTACGAGGCGCAGGAAGAGGTGCTGAAACGGATCTGGGCTGCACTGCCACCGGGGGGCACATTCATTACCCGGGTTGGAGATGCTGCCGGCGGACTGCCTTTTTACTATAGCAACTGGGTCGACCGCACCATCTTCTTCCTGCGCGGCCATCGCCTTAACCGGATTTACTGCCGTACGCTTGACGAATGGTTGGAAGTATTACGATCTACCGGCTTTGAGGTCAGGCCGCTGGCAATGCATAAAGGCACCCCATTCCGCAACGTTATGCTGATTGCCAAGAAAACCGGCGAATAA
- a CDS encoding histone H1-like DNA-binding protein — protein sequence MVAAKKAKPAAKKAAAKKPAAKKAAAKKPAAKKAVAKKPAAKKAVAKKPAAKKAAAKKPAAKKAVAKKPAAKKAVAKKPAAKKAATKKPAAKKAVAKKPAAKKAVAKKPAAKKAAAKKPAAKKAAAKKPAAKKAAAKKPAAKKAVAKKPAAKKAVAVAKPVAAPAATTLAPSAPAPVRPAATWPFPTPGISKPN from the coding sequence ATGGTAGCAGCAAAGAAAGCTAAACCAGCAGCAAAAAAAGCGGCTGCAAAGAAGCCCGCAGCCAAGAAGGCAGCAGCAAAGAAACCCGCTGCTAAAAAGGCTGTAGCGAAGAAGCCAGCAGCCAAGAAGGCCGTTGCCAAGAAGCCCGCAGCCAAGAAGGCAGCAGCAAAGAAACCCGCTGCTAAAAAGGCTGTAGCGAAGAAGCCAGCAGCCAAGAAGGCCGTTGCCAAGAAGCCCGCAGCCAAGAAGGCAGCAACAAAGAAACCCGCTGCTAAAAAGGCTGTAGCGAAGAAGCCAGCAGCCAAGAAGGCCGTTGCCAAGAAGCCCGCAGCCAAGAAGGCAGCAGCAAAGAAGCCCGCTGCTAAAAAGGCCGCAGCGAAGAAGCCGGCAGCCAAGAAAGCGGCAGCAAAGAAACCCGCTGCTAAAAAGGCTGTAGCGAAGAAGCCGGCAGCGAAGAAGGCTGTAGCGGTGGCTAAGCCTGTTGCGGCTCCGGCTGCGACGACATTGGCTCCTTCTGCGCCAGCTCCTGTGCGTCCGGCTGCGACTTGGCCTTTCCCCACACCAGGCATCAGCAAGCCAAACTAA
- a CDS encoding serine hydrolase, which yields MLTLVACAAPPKKPSNVPRGDYSYTKEYISWLVEQEMADADVTGMSIALVDDQNIVWQQGFGYADKRAGILASPDTVYHLGSIAKVFTATAAMRLAEQGKLDIDQPLQEYLPEFSIRSRFGDTRRITPRNIMTHHSGLPCNWLHGMSERHPRPFTEVVSAVQNEYMAYPPDYVFAYSNLAVTLLGAAIGRVSGQDYAGYMDTQLLQPLEMTHSEFAPRIPGKSYDKGKEVEAIPLRDLPSGGLNSSASDIAHFMQMIFADGSYHGHQIVSPASLHEMFRVQNAQVPLDFDFKMGLGWMLSGVDVPRAGLVASHGGTTLNYHTLMVVLPESKLGVVVLSNSTTAQGIVGKIATETLQLALEAKRGISPPVTVVKEVKSVPLTADDVRAYEGYFDTLIGLVKVSGKSGDLVAEVMGQKLELMPREGQQFGARFKLFGFIPIKISMLEELNLSLHRIDGHDALALKSNGQTMLIGEKIAPVEIPQQMLEYVGEYEIVNKHDGPMPQSVRFLHEDGLLIGAFTFAEKPGFVFRVALKPVAADELVLEGLGPGKGETLHLKKVGNELRIDFSGFELRKISSDKG from the coding sequence GTGTTAACTCTAGTTGCCTGCGCCGCACCACCAAAGAAGCCATCGAATGTTCCGCGCGGCGATTACTCATATACCAAAGAATACATCTCCTGGCTGGTCGAGCAGGAGATGGCCGATGCCGATGTGACGGGCATGAGTATCGCCCTGGTGGACGATCAAAATATCGTATGGCAACAGGGGTTTGGCTATGCGGACAAACGGGCCGGCATCTTGGCTTCGCCGGACACGGTGTATCACCTTGGCTCCATCGCAAAAGTATTTACCGCGACAGCGGCGATGCGTCTCGCCGAGCAGGGAAAACTGGACATAGATCAGCCGCTGCAAGAATACCTGCCCGAGTTTTCGATCAGGAGCCGCTTTGGGGATACCCGGAGAATTACCCCCCGCAACATCATGACGCACCATTCCGGATTGCCATGCAACTGGCTGCATGGCATGAGCGAACGGCATCCCCGCCCGTTTACCGAGGTGGTGAGTGCAGTACAGAACGAATACATGGCTTATCCGCCAGACTACGTATTTGCATACTCGAATCTTGCCGTGACGCTGCTTGGTGCCGCGATCGGCAGGGTAAGCGGGCAGGATTACGCCGGTTATATGGATACGCAACTGTTGCAGCCGCTTGAGATGACTCATTCTGAGTTCGCTCCGCGTATCCCGGGAAAGAGCTACGACAAAGGCAAAGAGGTTGAAGCCATACCGCTGCGCGATCTGCCTTCCGGGGGGCTGAACTCCAGCGCAAGCGATATCGCGCATTTCATGCAGATGATATTCGCGGATGGCAGTTACCACGGACACCAGATTGTCAGCCCGGCGTCACTGCATGAGATGTTCAGGGTGCAGAATGCGCAAGTGCCATTGGACTTCGACTTCAAGATGGGGCTTGGCTGGATGCTTAGCGGCGTGGATGTTCCGCGTGCCGGCTTGGTGGCAAGCCATGGCGGCACCACGCTCAACTACCATACGCTGATGGTGGTATTGCCGGAAAGCAAGCTGGGAGTGGTGGTATTGTCGAATTCGACTACAGCGCAAGGTATCGTCGGCAAGATCGCAACGGAGACGCTGCAGTTGGCGCTGGAAGCTAAACGCGGGATATCTCCGCCGGTGACGGTCGTAAAGGAGGTAAAGAGCGTTCCGCTGACTGCAGATGATGTTCGAGCATATGAGGGTTATTTCGACACATTGATCGGCTTGGTCAAGGTCAGCGGCAAATCAGGCGACTTGGTGGCCGAAGTGATGGGCCAGAAGCTGGAGCTGATGCCGCGGGAAGGGCAGCAGTTTGGTGCGCGCTTCAAATTGTTCGGCTTCATCCCGATCAAGATCAGCATGCTGGAGGAGCTGAATTTGTCGTTGCATCGAATCGATGGGCACGATGCGCTGGCATTGAAGAGCAATGGGCAGACCATGCTCATCGGCGAGAAGATCGCGCCGGTCGAGATCCCGCAGCAAATGCTCGAATATGTCGGGGAATATGAAATCGTCAACAAGCATGATGGTCCCATGCCGCAATCGGTCCGCTTCCTGCATGAGGACGGATTGCTCATCGGTGCCTTCACGTTTGCCGAGAAGCCCGGCTTCGTGTTCCGGGTCGCACTAAAGCCGGTTGCCGCTGATGAGTTGGTGCTGGAAGGGTTAGGCCCGGGAAAGGGCGAGACCTTGCACCTGAAAAAGGTCGGCAACGAGTTGCGCATAGATTTCTCCGGATTCGAGCTGCGCAAAATATCTTCCGACAAGGGGTGA
- a CDS encoding polysaccharide deacetylase family protein, with the protein MKSALYNARQNTKQNAMMFFPCRNWKPAFAIRLSIFLLVGGLFVILLQPAWWKWVLGIVFLDHMFLTVTGLIPRSSLLGPNITCLPQSAAERGEVAITIDDGPDPEVTPLVLDILDQHQAKATFFCIGKLAQQYPELCREIMRRGHAIENHSLSHHWHFSLFGPWRIHREVHGAQMVLSNICGTAPRFFRATAGLRNPGLEPVLAHCGLRLCSWSRRGFDTRVNDADMVLSRLACDLKGGDILLLHDGSAARTANGKPVILEVLPRLLERLAQANLHSVTLRSAIP; encoded by the coding sequence ATGAAATCAGCATTGTATAATGCCCGCCAAAATACAAAACAGAATGCCATGATGTTTTTCCCCTGCCGCAACTGGAAACCTGCTTTCGCCATCCGGCTCTCGATATTTCTTCTTGTTGGCGGCCTTTTTGTCATATTGCTGCAACCTGCATGGTGGAAGTGGGTTCTGGGCATCGTTTTCCTCGACCATATGTTCCTTACGGTGACCGGCCTGATTCCGCGCAGTTCGTTGTTGGGCCCCAACATCACCTGCTTGCCACAATCGGCCGCAGAACGAGGGGAAGTCGCCATCACCATCGATGATGGCCCGGACCCGGAAGTTACTCCGCTTGTACTCGATATCCTGGATCAGCATCAAGCCAAAGCAACTTTTTTTTGTATCGGGAAACTCGCCCAGCAGTATCCGGAGCTATGCCGCGAGATAATGCGCCGTGGTCATGCCATCGAGAATCATAGTCTTTCGCACCATTGGCATTTCTCTTTGTTCGGCCCCTGGCGTATCCACCGCGAAGTGCATGGCGCACAAATGGTGTTAAGCAACATCTGTGGAACCGCTCCCCGCTTCTTTCGGGCAACGGCAGGCTTGCGCAATCCTGGGCTGGAGCCCGTGCTCGCGCATTGCGGATTGCGGCTGTGCAGCTGGAGCAGGCGCGGATTCGACACGCGGGTAAACGATGCGGATATGGTGCTGAGCCGATTGGCATGCGACCTCAAAGGCGGTGACATCCTGCTGCTGCATGACGGCAGTGCAGCTCGTACAGCCAATGGGAAACCGGTCATTCTCGAAGTTCTTCCTCGCCTGCTGGAGCGCCTTGCACAGGCAAACCTGCATTCAGTAACTTTGCGATCGGCCATCCCATGA